AAAGATTTTGACTGCAACACTGAGCAGCCAGGCTGCTCCAACGTCTGCTTCGATGAGTTCTTCCCTGTGTCCCACGTACGCCTCTGGGCCCTGCAGCTCATCCTGGTCACGTGCCCGTCGCTGCTCGTGGTCATGCATGTGGCCTACCGGAAGGCACGGgagaagaagcacagagagttggTGGGGGAGAATGGCGGGCACCTCTACCTGAACCCGGGCAAGAAGCGGGGTGGGCTCTGGTGGACATACGTCTGCAGCCTGGTGTTCAAGGCCGGTGTGGATGCCATCTTCCTCTATGTATTCCACTCACTCTACCCCAAATACACCCTCCCTCCTGTGGTCAAGTGCCACGCAGCTCCGTGTCCCAATACCGTGGACTGCTTCATCTCCAAGCCTTCGGAGAAGAACATCTTCACTCTCTTCATGGTGATCACGGCTGCCATTTGCATCCTGCTCAACCTCATGGAGCTGGCTTACCTAGTGAGCAAGAGGTGCCGTGAGTGCCTGGCAGCGAGGAAAGCCCGGGCCACCAGCACCTCATCCTACAAACAGAACGACCTCCTCTCAGGCGACCTGATCTTTCTGGGCTCAGACATTCACCCTCCTCTCTTACCAGACTGCCTTCAACACCACATGAAGAAAACCAGCCTGTGAGGGGCTGCCTGCACTGGGCTGATGGGGGAGGCCTGGGTTGGAAGTCCCCAGCATCTCTCAGGGGTGCAGCCGTAGGGGTGGGAAGCTGTGGGTCCAAAagcccaggaataaatccatGTTCCTCAGCCCTAGCCACCTGCCCCAGCTATATGCCctgggtgcctcagtttccttttgtgtAAAATGGAGACGATCAGGCCTACCTAATAGAGTTGTTGCTGTGAGGAGGTGTTCAATTAGAGAACGGATATGCGAGTGCCTTCAATGTGTGGGACTCACGGTCAGGGCTTAATAAAAGTCAACTCCCCCAATGATTCAACGTGCCCTTTGGTCCTTCAGCTTTTGTGACCCCTGACCCTTATCAGGTCACTGGT
The Rhinolophus ferrumequinum isolate MPI-CBG mRhiFer1 chromosome 9, mRhiFer1_v1.p, whole genome shotgun sequence genome window above contains:
- the GJB5 gene encoding gap junction beta-5 protein, giving the protein MNWGIFEGLLSGVNKYSTAFGRIWLSLVFIFRVLVYVVTAERVWSDDHKDFDCNTEQPGCSNVCFDEFFPVSHVRLWALQLILVTCPSLLVVMHVAYRKAREKKHRELVGENGGHLYLNPGKKRGGLWWTYVCSLVFKAGVDAIFLYVFHSLYPKYTLPPVVKCHAAPCPNTVDCFISKPSEKNIFTLFMVITAAICILLNLMELAYLVSKRCRECLAARKARATSTSSYKQNDLLSGDLIFLGSDIHPPLLPDCLQHHMKKTSL